The Roseibium sp. Sym1 nucleotide sequence CAAGCGCATATGGTCCGATCACGTTATAGGCATAAACGAGATCGCCTGAAGCGACCGCATCAAATATCCTGGATGTGCAGCAAAAGGTCCTCAGGCCCGCGCGGCCGAATGTCTCCACCAGCCGCCAGAATTCGTACCCGCGCTGAAGGTCCTGCGTCGCAAACATATAGCCGACGCCAGATTGCCCGATGTCATAGGATCCGATCCGGCCCGCGAAAAAATCCGGATTGTCGCGAATGGAACTTGCAAGATCTGAACGGTTTCTCGGTAATGCCCGTCCGTCAAAGGCGGCTTTGTTGTAGATGACTGCAACAGGTTCGAAGGTGAAGCCATAAAGTTCGTTGCGCCATCGGGCCCATGCGGGCAGTGCGTCTTCTCCGTCAAGGCGGAAAGGGAGAGCTCGTCCCTGATTGACCAAGGCCACTTGCAGGTCGGTCGCCGAACTGATCACGACATCGGCGTCTCCGGCCTCATCGGCCGCCACGATCTCAAAGAGGTCCCTGGTGTCAAACTCCCGGTAAAGGATTTTCTGCCCGGGATGAATCCGCTCGAAGCTGTCGATGAGTGGCTGGAAAGCGCTGATATCCGTTGCGCTGTAGACCGTTATGTCGCCCGCCTGAGAAGGTCCCGCGCTGAGAGCAAAGACAAGTGTGCTCATCACAAACAAGCATCGCCTGACAATCCAGGCGTTGCCGAACCAACGCTGCGACGCCGTGATGTCACTCCCCAT carries:
- a CDS encoding ABC transporter substrate-binding protein, which codes for MGSDITASQRWFGNAWIVRRCLFVMSTLVFALSAGPSQAGDITVYSATDISAFQPLIDSFERIHPGQKILYREFDTRDLFEIVAADEAGDADVVISSATDLQVALVNQGRALPFRLDGEDALPAWARWRNELYGFTFEPVAVIYNKAAFDGRALPRNRSDLASSIRDNPDFFAGRIGSYDIGQSGVGYMFATQDLQRGYEFWRLVETFGRAGLRTFCCTSRIFDAVASGDLVYAYNVIGPYALASARKTSTVGVYTLDDYTFVSTRTAFVRKEAPNKAGGIDFVSYLLSPEGQSELAASSPFLPVSVDIGKPLDKVIAFGNPEAMAPIKVGPGLIAYLDRMKREKLLADWLTAIDPSAKILQ